One stretch of Bacillus thermozeamaize DNA includes these proteins:
- a CDS encoding DNA-binding response regulator, giving the protein MKTILMVDDEDKIRDVVVSYLRKHGFRTLEAGTGTEALQTIRRDRVDLVILDLMLPDLPGEEVCEKIRQESSVPILMLTAKVDKASRIRGLTIGADDYVIKPFDPLEVVARVRAILRRSDDHDLLADRISFNNGELVIDSVHHAVFLRGRPVNLTPSEFKLLLVLARHPQRHFHREELVEKVLGLDFEGDVRAIDQHVKNLRQKIEPDPKQPTYIQTVYGIGYRFTGGSR; this is encoded by the coding sequence ATGAAAACCATCCTCATGGTGGATGATGAAGACAAAATCCGGGACGTGGTTGTTTCTTATCTCCGGAAGCACGGATTTCGCACGCTGGAAGCCGGAACAGGAACAGAAGCGCTGCAAACCATCCGCCGGGACCGGGTCGACCTGGTCATCCTCGATTTGATGCTGCCTGACCTCCCAGGGGAAGAAGTGTGTGAGAAAATCCGTCAAGAGTCGTCGGTTCCTATTCTCATGCTTACAGCGAAGGTGGACAAAGCCTCGCGGATTCGCGGGCTGACCATTGGGGCCGACGATTACGTGATAAAACCCTTTGATCCCCTCGAAGTGGTGGCCAGAGTCAGGGCGATTCTCCGCCGGAGCGACGATCATGACCTGCTTGCCGATCGCATTTCCTTCAACAATGGGGAGTTGGTGATCGATTCGGTCCATCATGCTGTGTTTCTTCGCGGCCGGCCTGTCAATTTGACCCCCAGCGAATTCAAATTGCTGCTTGTACTGGCCCGGCATCCGCAACGGCATTTTCACCGGGAAGAACTGGTGGAGAAAGTGTTGGGGTTGGATTTCGAGGGGGACGTTCGCGCCATTGACCAACATGTCAAAAACTTGCGCCAGAAAATTGAACCGGATCCGAAACAACCCACGTACATTCAAACCGTATACGGAATCGGTTATCGCTTTACGGGAGGCTCCCGATGA
- a CDS encoding copper oxidase yields MYGRKIRTALITGAIALLLTGCVNAGGHTMHGMDHANKTTDQKQEQVPDQTGTTTKTAVLTGKEFTLTAKVSQQELAPGVTLPVWTFNNSVPGPVIRVKQGETVKITLRNELPEPVSIHWHGYPVPNAMDGVPGVTQNAVQPGQSFTYEFKATVPGTYWYHSHQDSVNQLDRGLYGALIVEPKDGPGVDRDYTLVLDEWMSAGIHMSGGNMPASHMSGMDHDHMHMSGSDNGKSTGHGQTNSDHGGHDMNMYDLFTINGKSGSLVEKLPVRHGEKVRIRLINAGFLTHHIHLHGHEFKITAVDGQPLNNPGVLKDNVVAIAPGERYDIEFEANNPGQWFIEDHGDKEAVKGMKAVIAYEGSAGGADQPNEKAQLAAVDLSSYGQAGKMNFTLDQKYTLEYTMNLDTETKNGATVYTINGKVFPNTEPLTVKKGNTVKVRLVNRSKTDDHPMHLHGHFFQILSKNGKPLKGAPLIKDTLNLKPGEEYVVAFQANNKGDWMFHCHDLHHASAGMVTELKYTDYKTDFVPDPGAGNKPE; encoded by the coding sequence ATGTACGGAAGGAAGATCAGGACCGCACTCATCACCGGTGCCATCGCCCTTTTGTTGACGGGATGCGTCAACGCGGGCGGACATACGATGCACGGGATGGATCACGCAAACAAGACGACGGATCAAAAGCAGGAACAAGTGCCGGACCAAACCGGCACAACCACAAAAACGGCCGTGTTGACCGGCAAAGAGTTTACCTTGACGGCAAAAGTCAGCCAACAAGAGCTGGCGCCGGGGGTTACGCTTCCCGTCTGGACGTTCAACAACTCTGTCCCTGGTCCGGTAATCCGGGTCAAGCAAGGAGAGACCGTCAAAATCACCTTGAGAAATGAACTGCCCGAACCGGTCTCCATCCACTGGCACGGTTATCCGGTTCCGAATGCGATGGATGGCGTTCCGGGTGTCACGCAAAACGCGGTTCAACCGGGGCAATCTTTCACATATGAATTCAAAGCCACCGTGCCCGGAACGTACTGGTATCATTCGCATCAAGACAGCGTCAATCAACTCGACCGCGGCCTGTACGGGGCATTGATCGTGGAACCCAAAGACGGACCCGGGGTTGATCGCGATTACACGCTGGTTTTGGACGAGTGGATGAGCGCCGGCATCCACATGTCCGGCGGCAACATGCCAGCATCGCATATGTCCGGTATGGACCATGACCATATGCATATGAGCGGCTCCGATAACGGCAAATCAACCGGCCATGGTCAAACGAACTCGGATCACGGCGGACATGACATGAATATGTACGATTTGTTCACGATCAACGGGAAATCCGGTTCGCTCGTGGAGAAACTGCCCGTCAGACACGGGGAAAAAGTTCGCATCCGGCTCATCAACGCAGGCTTCCTGACGCATCACATTCACCTGCACGGGCATGAATTTAAAATCACGGCTGTCGACGGCCAGCCGCTGAACAACCCGGGCGTACTCAAAGACAATGTTGTCGCCATCGCCCCCGGAGAACGCTATGATATTGAATTCGAAGCCAACAATCCCGGCCAATGGTTCATTGAAGATCACGGGGACAAGGAAGCCGTCAAAGGGATGAAGGCCGTTATCGCCTATGAAGGATCTGCCGGTGGGGCGGATCAGCCGAACGAAAAGGCGCAGTTGGCGGCGGTGGACCTCAGCAGTTACGGACAGGCCGGAAAGATGAACTTTACGCTGGATCAAAAGTACACGCTGGAATACACGATGAATTTGGACACGGAAACCAAGAACGGCGCAACAGTCTACACTATCAACGGAAAAGTGTTTCCGAACACCGAACCGCTTACAGTCAAGAAAGGGAACACCGTCAAGGTGCGTCTCGTCAACCGTTCCAAGACCGACGATCATCCGATGCACCTGCACGGGCACTTCTTTCAAATACTAAGCAAGAACGGCAAACCGCTGAAAGGGGCTCCGCTCATCAAGGATACGTTGAATCTGAAACCGGGAGAAGAATACGTCGTTGCTTTCCAAGCAAACAACAAGGGCGATTGGATGTTCCACTGCCACGATCTGCACCATGCCTCCGCCGGCATGGTGACGGAATTGAAATATACGGATTACAAAACCGATTTTGTTCCGGATCCAGGGGCCGGGAACAAACCGGAATAA
- a CDS encoding teicoplanin resistance protein VanZ, whose translation MLIDFDGYTLIGAVLLWGFLVLILKFKCKKSVTYLFFFSIFYVYLCKVLDYTQFPIILSEDTKREIGQNVWRDANFIPFHPHAFAVKTSLLNILLTMPFGFGLPFIAKVNWKKISILGVLLGVLLEMLQLAIALIVGFTFRYVDINDVIFNFCGVIFGYGIFKAVMIVFRCLVHIEKQSQS comes from the coding sequence ATGCTTATTGATTTTGACGGATATACCTTGATTGGAGCGGTTTTATTATGGGGATTCCTGGTGCTAATTCTTAAATTCAAATGTAAGAAATCGGTCACTTATCTGTTTTTCTTTTCGATTTTCTATGTTTATCTCTGCAAAGTTTTGGATTATACCCAATTCCCAATCATTTTAAGCGAAGATACAAAACGGGAAATCGGCCAAAACGTATGGAGGGATGCTAATTTTATCCCCTTTCATCCCCATGCATTTGCGGTAAAAACATCATTGCTCAATATTTTACTCACGATGCCATTCGGTTTCGGACTTCCTTTTATTGCCAAAGTGAATTGGAAGAAAATCTCCATACTTGGAGTTTTGTTAGGCGTTCTTTTAGAAATGCTTCAATTGGCCATCGCACTCATCGTTGGATTTACTTTTCGCTATGTAGATATCAACGATGTCATCTTCAATTTTTGCGGCGTCATTTTCGGATACGGCATATTTAAGGCGGTGATGATTGTTTTCAGATGCCTGGTACATATTGAAAAACAATCGCAATCATAG